One genomic segment of Musa acuminata AAA Group cultivar baxijiao chromosome BXJ3-3, Cavendish_Baxijiao_AAA, whole genome shotgun sequence includes these proteins:
- the LOC135633208 gene encoding zinc finger A20 and AN1 domain-containing stress-associated protein 5-like: MAEEQRCQEGHRLCANNCGFLGSPATLNLCPKCYRDHRLKEEQQRQDASHAANVAAAEKPPHASSSASVVASPAGNARGPPALASPAVAAAAAGPSRCAMCRKRVGLTGFRCRCGATHCGAHRHAEQHSCTFDFKAAGREAIARANPVVKADKLNRI, from the coding sequence ATGGCGGAGGAGCAACGATGCCAGGAGGGCCACCGCCTCTGCGCTAACAACTGTGGATTCCTCGGGAGCCCTGCGACGCTCAACCTCTGCCCCAAATGCTACCGCGACCACCGCCTTAAGGAGGAGCAGCAGCGGCAGGACGCCTCGCACGCGGCTAACGTAGCCGCCGCCGAGAAACCCCCCCACGCCTCCTCCTCGGCCTCGGTCGTGGCGTCCCCGGCCGGGAACGCGAGAGGGCCCCCGGCGCTGGCCTCTCCGGCggtcgcggcggcggcggcgggaccGAGCCGGTGCGCGATGTGCCGGAAGAGGGTGGGCCTGACGGGGTTCCGGTGCCGGTGCGGGGCCACCCACTGCGGGGCACACCGGCACGCGGAGCAGCACAGCTGCACCTTCGACTTCAAGGCGGCCGGTCGGGAGGCCATCGCCCGCGCCAACCCCGTCGTCAAGGCCGACAAGCTCAACAGGATCTGA